DNA sequence from the Salvia splendens isolate huo1 chromosome 19, SspV2, whole genome shotgun sequence genome:
CTGATCTTATTTCATTCATGTCAGTCGCAGCTactagcatatcatcaacatatagcaCCAAATAGGCCATTGCCTTCTTTCCATCAGACTTTATATATACACAATTGTCATAAGCTGACTTGATGAAACCAATGCTGTTAAGGTGTGCATCGAACTTGAGATACCATTGCCTACTGCTTTACTTTAGGTCGTATAGGCTTTTCTTCAATAAGCAAACTTTATCCTCCTGCCCTTGAACAACAAAACTTTTGGCTACTCCATGTATACGGTTTCAACCAAATCTCCATGCAAGAATGTTGTCTTGACATCAAGTTGATGCAGTTCCCATTTTCTTTGGGCAACTACAGACAGCAAGATTCTAATGGAAGAGTGCTTAACAACCGGGGAGAATACCTCATTAAAATCCACTCCTTCCTGTTGCAAATATCCCTTTGCAAATAATCTTACTTTGTATCTGATCTTATTTCCATCAGAAACCTGTACTTTCTTTTTGAAAATCCATTTACACCCACTGGCTTTTGAGAAGTTGGTCTGTCAGAGAGGATCCCAGTCTTATTTTTCATGAGTGACTCTATTACCTTTTTCATAGCCTCAAACCATTCCTGCCATTCATTTCCCTTCATTGCTTCCTCATATGTAGCTGGTTCATCAAATTCTATACACTCTCCCACACTAAGTGCAAAATAGTCCATCTCATAGTTTGAGAATTTGGATGGCAGTTTTGGCATTCTTCTTGGTCTCTCTGGCTGCATTTGGAACTGCAGGGGTAGCATTTGTAGGAGTAGCTGGCTGCTCATTTTCTGAATCTCTCATATCATTATCTGCATCAGTAACTTCATTGCTGCCATTATTCATTGGCTCCACCTCAACTGATGCAGTGCTCTTCACTTTAGTCAGATAAGGCATAAAAACTTCATTAAAGGTGACATCTCTACTTACTATCAACTTTCCATTTCAGTGCACCATAGTCTGTAGGCTTTGGATCCACTTTGATAACCTAATAAATTGCACCTTAATGCTCTGGACTCCAACTTTCCTTGCTTGATATGTGCATATGCTCTACAACCAAATGACCTTAGCTTGCTGAAGTCAGTTAGGTGGCCATGCCATCTAGCATCTGGTATATCAAAATTCACAGCTGATGAGGGGGATTTATTTATTACCACAACGGCTGTTGCTACAGCTTCACCCCAAAACCTCTTATCAACTCCAGATGACAACAATATACACCTGACTTTCTTCATGATGGTCATGTTCATCCTTTCTGCCACTCCGTTCTATTGTGGATTTCTGGGTACTGTTCTGTGCCTTTGAATTCCCTTATTCCTGCAATACTCAGTGAACTCTGAAGATAGATACTCTAGGCCGTTGTCAGTTCTTAAACACTTGAGGCTAACTTTCTTTTCCCTTTCAACCATTAAATGCCATTCCTTGAAGAACTTTATAGCTTCTGACTTCTCTTTGATTATTTGCACCCATAACTTTCTTGAAAAATTATCTATAATTGTCATGAAGTATCTTCCTCCATTCATTGTTACTAGCTGAGCAGGGCCCAGATATCACTATGGGCATATTCATGTATTGAGGCAGATGTATGTTTCCCTTTAGGGAATGGCAACTTCTTACTTTTTCCCATCATACACTATTCACATTTGCTGAGATCCACATTCTTCTATATCTTGTATACTCCTTTCTTTGCAAGTTGTAGCATTCCCTTGGTACCCAAGTGACCTAATCTGATATGCCAAGTATTCAAGCTTATTTGTTTCTCAGCAATGTTTGTACTTCCAGTGACAGCATCAGCTTCAAGATAGTAGAGTTTATCTCTTTATAGCAGTCATCATTGTCTTGGAGCCTTTGTAGATGACCAATCTTCCATCCTCTGATCTAAAACCATATCCTCTAGTTTCAAGAAGTCCAAGAGAGACAAGGTTTCTCTCAATCTCAGGAATGAACCTTACATCAGTGAGTAATATCACAGAACCATCAACAAGTTTCAATCTGATATTCCGTATTCCTCTTATCACACAAGTCTGATTATTTCCATGGATCACAGAACCATTTGATGCCTCAAAATCTTCAAACCAATGTTTGTAAGAACTCACATGAAAGCTGCAACCAGAGTCTATAATCCAAGCTTCTCCAATTGCCTCTGCCACTAAATTCATTATCTGATATGTTGGTTCCTCTTGCAGTATATCAGTAGAACCCTGTTCATTTCCTTCTGCAGCCTGCTTTCTTTCCAAGAGAAAcagtttttcttaatgtgcCCCTGTTTGTTGCAGTAACGACAGCTGCTGGTCTCCTTCTTCTCCCCCTTTTGTTTATCTTGGAAATTCTTGGAGACTCCAGCCTTAGGCTTGGACTTGTACTTGAATTTCTTGATAGTTAGAACCTCTGCAGAAACCTCAGATTGGCCATTTTTTTATCTTTGTAGAATCTTTGATTTTAAGGCCGTTTGTGCCTCTATCAAAGTGATGGATTTCTCCCTCCCATATAACATCGCATCTTTGAAATGCTCAAACGATCTAGGGAGGGCGTTGAACAACGCAATTGCCTTATCCTCCTCTTCTATCTTAGCATCAACATTTTCCAGATCATCCAATATCTTGTTGAATTGATCCCCGATCGGCTTATCATCATTGAATCTAAAGGAATACAAGAGTTGTTTAAGATATAACCGGTTAGCTAGCGACTTGGTCATATAGAGTTCCTCCAATTTCTTCTAGATCGCAACTGCCCTCCAATTTCTTCTAGATCGCAACTGCAGATTCTTCTCTAGCGACTTCTCTCAATACTTTGTCGTCGAGATTCAAGATGATCACACTCTTCGCTTTCTTCAAGATCTCGAGCTGCTTTGCATCAGACTTCTCGTCCTTCTCAACTTGCTCCAAGGCTTCATCCAATCCTTGGTGAGTTAGCAGTGCCTTCATCTTGATTTGCCATTGACCGAAATCGTTCAAGCCGTTGAATTTCTCGGCTTTGAATCTAGCCATCGCCATCGCCTTCTTCGATTCCCACatacggcgccacttgttgaaTATAGATGGCGATCGACTCCAAGAACAATCAAGAACAGAAATAACACAAGGATTTTTCATGGTTCGGTTTAATcaaacctacgtccacgggaaactATATGATGGTCTTTTATTCATTGATACTAGATGAAGATTACAATAGGAAACACAACTGGAATGAAGAACAACACACACACTCTATCTAATCTCAAGATCTGCACACAAgtgtttctttcttctttcacTCTTTGATTCTCCTCTACGTGAATGAGTAGTACTCGATTGATTGTGGCACAACTCATCCAATGCCCCTTATATATTCTGTTGAGAGTGAAGTTAGttaagttagttataactaactctTCCAAGCAGAATGCATTGTATCCGAACCAATGCTCTGAGCCATCTCATCCGAACCAGGATCGAGTCAATTCACATGACCACAAACCTAACAGTATCAGCCACCTTTTTACATTTTAAGCCATGAGCAAGAAGAAATGCTTTGGTAGCAACTCCAAATTGAACAAAAATTGCAGGTTGTCCTCAAGCTGTGGTTTCCAAATTCTAAAGATAAGTATAATCTCAAACCATAACCAATAGTTAAAAGGAAATAAGGTAGAAAAAGAAGTGTGGGCGGTGACCTTGATTTGGAGTTCTTTTGAATTTGGGAATTTTGGAAATAAGTTGAGAGAGAAAGCATTTTTATAAGTTGGGCTGAAAATTGATTTAGAGGTTTGGGCCAGAGAGTTTAAATATTTGGAAGTTGGGCCTGAAAGGAAGATAGGGGCGACGCCGAAATTCACATAATTTAAGTAATCCTTCTTGAAATAATTAACTCAAAAGAAAGTGAGTTTCAATAAAGCAACGCTATTGGTTAAATTCTCCGATATAATTAATATGCGAGTTTTCGGAAATTAGAAAGCATGAACTaaagataaaaagaaattaGTTAGGAGGCATGCATTCTAATGAGATAATTGCCTTGAGTCTAACTAGTATGTTGTTATGTTTATGTTTTCACAAAGGACTATCTCCACGAATTAAGATCGAAGCGAGAAATTCAAGTTAGGGAGTTTAGGCAaatgaggtgggctttcctATCGTACATATAATTGTGGGCTTTCAGTCTAAATACGAATTATATTTTAAGTCTATTTTATATTCAAATGTTTTCAGAATGAATGTTTTCAGTTATTTACGTTCCCATATGTTTTGTCTGGCGTGTTTTGTTTTGGACTTTGCTTATCTGTTTGTCTAGTAAGGGCGACGTCCCTATTAGCCTAGTTCAGTTTAATCAAATTCGGGTCTGTAAGTGAGCCCAAATATACCTGGTTCACACAGTTTCAGAGATGGTATTTGTTCTAGGAAAATATATCATGATCATAGATTTTACATAGAAAATGCTTTTAGTGTCGTTGGGCCTTTTAAGTCGAAACTCCGAGCTCACTCAGGAGTGGCGTGACAAAACCAATTCCCATTTGGCATGTATGCGAGATGCTATAAGAGGACCCAttctatataattaaaaaaagttttcTAAAACAACCAAAAATTACAATTTCGGAAGGGAACAATTAGAGTAATTcgcaaaataattttattttgattaaagtTGTTCATTaagaaaaaattagaaaacctcttagttcatttatttaaattagaaaaaaggAAAGTATAGGGAAAATATCAGAAAATGTTGAAAGttcgttttttttttgggtaacAACATgtccttttgatttttccacgtAGATGATAATATGGCAAGCGTACTCAAGATCAGCTTTAATTTGGCTGGAATTTTTTGTCGGGGTAAAAATTAGAAACATTCTAAGTTCATGTATcatattcaaaaataaaagcttagggaaataaacaaaaaatgttgaaagttcatgtatttactAGCAAATAACTccttattttatagtactatttaCAAAATATTCATTGTTGTTTCATATCTTGTACATCGTGTAGGCAAAATAGCAATGACGTCCAAACAACCTAACGAAATGTATTAAAATGAAACACAAATGAAACCCGTTGTAGTATTTATGCAAACTTCACACTTTTATAACAATATCAAACAACGAAGAAATAATTTATATGAATGGTGTAATTACCCCTCAATTTTCTTGTTTGATGATAGTGATAGTATTGGTTTTCTGTTAGAAGTAAGTCAGTGCATCATCAATTTCTTGAACTTGTGGAAACATGGGTGTGCTGACGCATAAGAAAAGGGCATGCATCTTGTTATTACAAAACATTTGGGCCAAAATCTGTGCATATTATTACACAAAAAATTTGATCAGCCTTCAGAGAAGAAACGAGAGAGGTTGGGATCGTCCGACATCAATGATTCCCACAATTCTAGGTTCAACTTTATCTTACAGTGTCGAGGCACAGCCAAATCCACATCCACAGGAAGTTTGTTCATCAATCTTGGGCACTTTGTTACTGAGATACATTCAATGGAGTTGCAAATGATGGCCGCCGTTCCCTTGCATAGGCTCTTCAGATTCGGAAGCTCATACAAGTCCAACTGTCTTAATTTGGGCAGGGTTAGGCTACGACTTCCTTCATCATCAAACACATCTTCTATTTCTCCACACTTTGTCACGGAAATCCATTCAAGGTTGGGAACTCCTGATAGTATCCCCACCTTCCTCAGTCTTGGCAGCTCATGTAACAATAGATATTTTAATTTAGGGAGGGTGAGGGAACTTGTTCCTTCATCTTCAAATATCTCTTCTATTTCTTCACACTTGCTGATATGAATAACTTCAAGGTTGGGAACTCCAGATAGTGGTATCCTCATCTTCTTACACTTGTCAATTCTTAGCTTTGTCAGAGAGGAAAACACAGGTTGTGCAAGTGCAGCTGATGCTTCTATTTCCCCCTTTTCGATCAACCCCTTCATAGCATCCAACTTAACCAGTTGAATTATTTCAAGAGCAGATATTTGAGATGATAATCCTGCCTCACTCCTCCAAATGTACTCTATTCCTCCACATTTTTTAATTCGCAATGTCTTCAATCCATCCACAGAGTATATGCTCTGACCCACACATTTACATTTACTGATTGTTAGCTGCAGAATTCCCTCCGCAAATACTCTCTCATCTTCAAGGTTGCATTCAGACAGGATCAACTCTTTATTATGACATACTCCTCTTCCTTCATACGGATATAAACTTACTTGATATGATCCCACTCCTATTGTGTAGCAAGTGTCATGCACCCAACTTTCCCAACTTGTTCTAAAAGAATTAAATTCATTCACATTTTCCACTCTTCCACTAAACTCCTCTAGCAGTTTCAGATTCTCAATTTCATCAATCACTACTTGCATATGGAATGGTAATTCTAAGTGCTGAAGATTCCCAAGCTTATGAAACAATCCTCTTGGAAGCATCTTCAATTTATGCACATCCAATGCGAGGAATTTGAGATTGAATAATTCCCCAACACCTTGAGGGACTTCCTTGATGGCTGTAAACGAGAGGTTTAAATCCCTCAGTTCTTTCATCTCTCCCAAGTAAGGAACATTTTCCAGCTTACCACACCCCACAAGGAGCAATGCCTTGAGGCTCTTCATGGCACAGATTGAGTTTGGCAGCTTTGTTATGCTAGCGTTGCACAAATCAAGAGTGCATAGTCCTtgcattttagaaaagaatgaATCTGGGATGAACTCCAACCTAAAATTAGATATTAAAAGCAATGTTGAGAGCTTAGGACAATCGGGCGACATTCCTTCTTCAATTCTCATTATGCCACTGTTCATAAAGGACACCTTCTCCAGATCCTTTGCCCATTCTGATTCTTTGGAAATTACATTCAAAGTAAAATCACCTGCTCTTACCATATATTTCCCCTCACATATCTTAAATGCCATACTTCTTACAAGATCATGCATCTTCACGCATTCCGTAGAAGCAGGACCAACACAACTTTCTAGTAGGCACACATTCACCAATTTATTCAATATGGAATGTCCTTGCTCAATTTGCGCTCTCCTTGTCTTTCTTTCTTCCACCAACCCTTCTGAAATGAACTCTCTAACCAAATACTTTCTAGATATTTCAGTATCTTCAGGATATAACGTGCAATACAGGAAACAATGTTGCAATGTATTGAACTCATTACCCTGGCTATTATGATTCCTATTTAACCGATCAAAACTATATTTCAATACTTTATAAACATCACCATCTCCCATGCCATCATTCCCTGAGACACGTTCTGCTAGTTCTACATATGCATTTCTCCATGTATGAATGTCTCTCTCGCCCCTCATGCTTCCAGCCACCGTAACAATTGCTAGGGGCAGACCACCACACAATTTTGCCACAGATCTGGCAATTTCTTCTGCCGAAGAATCAAGTTCTATCTCATTTCTTAGAGTTTCCTTGAACAATTCCCATGCCTCATGATGATTTAGATTATTCACTTGAATCTTTTTTTGGCAACAAATTTGACGACACACTTCTAATGAGCGAGTAGTTATAATCAGCCTACAGTACTCGACCGAAAAGGGACATCCAACCTTTAATAGATCAATATTTTCCCAGACATCATCTAATATCAACACTGAATTCTT
Encoded proteins:
- the LOC121779859 gene encoding probable disease resistance protein At4g27220, which encodes MASWFLELIMSKVGEVIAENAHNNVKNIMEFELNLKALQKKFKLLCAKASDVEEEIKNSELSGRKKRKREVEEWLEEVRSIEKQVVELGTQVESEGFIMSLMDGGLPAKLIEEVDTLVEQSRNFGELVLDICGSGGDKLLTNGMVGQAFHENLEMVLKLLESGEVWSIGVYGMGGVGKTTLAKHIHNRLLQHSQGRVIWVTVSQEFSITTLQDKIAYFIGVDLVGEDNEDIRASRLHKTLSQMKNSVLILDDVWENIDLLKVGCPFSVEYCRLIITTRSLEVCRQICCQKKIQVNNLNHHEAWELFKETLRNEIELDSSAEEIARSVAKLCGGLPLAIVTVAGSMRGERDIHTWRNAYVELAERVSGNDGMGDGDVYKVLKYSFDRLNRNHNSQGNEFNTLQHCFLYCTLYPEDTEISRKYLVREFISEGLVEERKTRRAQIEQGHSILNKLVNVCLLESCVGPASTECVKMHDLVRSMAFKICEGKYMVRAGDFTLNVISKESEWAKDLEKVSFMNSGIMRIEEGMSPDCPKLSTLLLISNFRLEFIPDSFFSKMQGLCTLDLCNASITKLPNSICAMKSLKALLLVGCGKLENVPYLGEMKELRDLNLSFTAIKEVPQGVGELFNLKFLALDVHKLKMLPRGLFHKLGNLQHLELPFHMQVVIDEIENLKLLEEFSGRVENVNEFNSFRTSWESWVHDTCYTIGVGSYQVSLYPYEGRGVCHNKELILSECNLEDERVFAEGILQLTISKCKCVGQSIYSVDGLKTLRIKKCGGIEYIWRSEAGLSSQISALEIIQLVKLDAMKGLIEKGEIEASAALAQPVFSSLTKLRIDKCKKMRIPLSGVPNLEVIHISKCEEIEEIFEDEGTSSLTLPKLKYLLLHELPRLRKVGILSGVPNLEWISVTKCGEIEDVFDDEGSRSLTLPKLRQLDLYELPNLKSLCKGTAAIICNSIECISVTKCPRLMNKLPVDVDLAVPRHCKIKLNLELWESLMSDDPNLSRFFSEG